One genomic region from Methanomassiliicoccales archaeon encodes:
- a CDS encoding aconitase X catalytic domain-containing protein produces MYLTREEEAILDGEKGYGYQKAMELLVAIGTVYDADRLVPISSAHLSGVSYKTIGEGGLDFLLDISSNARVSVHTTLNPAGMDLTRWKEMGVSSIFARKQIDIVECYRRMGIEISCTCTPYLTTNVPRMGDIVAWAESSALSYVNSVIGARTNREGGPGALAAAIIGKTPHYGLHLNENRMPTVVVEADVGDGVFNHSLLGHAVGRIVSNGVPYFRGIRPSQDEIKTLAAAMAASGSIAIFHIEGVTPGADRYDVDTLEKIEIGEKELHDACESLNTGEEPELIALGCPHLSIGEMKVLAKFLQSRRKTRDIDVWFCTSRYVKERCKKEVEILEKFGKVVCDTCMVVAPIEDMYSCTATNSAKACNYLPTLCAQKVKCADCVELLGMIT; encoded by the coding sequence ATGTACCTTACGAGAGAGGAAGAAGCCATTCTCGATGGAGAGAAAGGATACGGTTATCAAAAGGCTATGGAGTTGCTCGTGGCGATCGGCACAGTGTACGATGCGGATCGGTTGGTTCCTATCTCTTCAGCACATCTTTCGGGCGTCTCATACAAGACAATAGGTGAGGGAGGTCTTGATTTTCTTTTGGACATCTCAAGTAATGCGAGAGTAAGTGTCCATACGACTCTCAATCCCGCTGGTATGGATTTGACACGGTGGAAGGAAATGGGGGTTTCGAGTATATTCGCGCGAAAACAAATCGATATCGTTGAATGCTACCGAAGAATGGGAATCGAAATCAGCTGTACTTGTACGCCCTATTTGACCACAAATGTGCCACGGATGGGAGATATCGTTGCGTGGGCCGAATCCTCTGCACTCTCTTATGTTAATTCTGTTATCGGAGCGAGAACGAACAGGGAAGGAGGACCTGGTGCCCTTGCAGCAGCGATTATCGGAAAGACACCGCATTATGGGCTTCACCTCAATGAAAATCGAATGCCCACGGTAGTTGTCGAGGCAGATGTTGGAGATGGGGTTTTTAATCACTCCTTGCTTGGCCACGCCGTTGGCAGAATTGTATCGAACGGTGTCCCATATTTCAGAGGTATACGACCTTCTCAAGATGAAATCAAGACTCTTGCGGCTGCTATGGCGGCATCTGGCTCTATTGCCATTTTTCATATTGAGGGAGTCACGCCCGGCGCAGATCGCTATGATGTTGATACGCTCGAAAAAATTGAGATCGGTGAGAAAGAACTTCATGATGCATGTGAATCACTTAATACTGGGGAAGAGCCTGAGCTCATCGCGTTGGGCTGTCCGCATTTGTCGATTGGGGAGATGAAAGTTCTCGCGAAATTCTTGCAATCGAGGAGGAAGACAAGGGACATTGATGTCTGGTTTTGCACATCGCGATATGTTAAAGAAAGATGCAAAAAGGAAGTTGAAATTCTCGAGAAATTTGGAAAGGTCGTTTGTGATACATGCATGGTAGTTGCTCCAATTGAAGACATGTACTCATGCACTGCGACTAATTCGGCAAAGGCTTGCAATTATCTTCCAACATTGTGCGCGCAAAAGGTCAAATGTGCTGACTGTGTCGAACTCCTGGGGATGATAACTTGA